The Halorhabdus sp. BNX81 genome includes a region encoding these proteins:
- a CDS encoding DUF4350 domain-containing protein — translation MKRLRNVTVPEAVALALTIAVVVVILFGAATSATAFGAFNYGWDGTADLRAVADATTDSAVLGNTSTYDRLPGNGTLAVVLGPSEPYTSAELERIDAFVRRGGTLLVSGDFGPGANELLAGIKATARIDGTVLRDERNHGRSPAFPLATTVSESAEGRVDGVEGGIDGVDELALNYPSWVVMPNGTDGAIMAETSAYAYADENRDGDLDDEESMRAYPILTRESLENGTVLTLSDPSVFINSMLDRGDNRAFAQALFSASERVRFDYTHSGEVPPLVQALDVIRSSPLAQFLFGTALVGGVVLLRKCGRDIRDRFGRRSPTVEDIELTESEIVDLVSKRHPDWDRDRVTRIATQLAARRSGHQEPVDDDP, via the coding sequence ATGAAACGCTTGCGTAACGTCACCGTTCCGGAAGCCGTCGCTTTGGCCCTGACGATCGCCGTTGTCGTTGTGATTCTGTTTGGCGCCGCGACGTCAGCGACAGCCTTCGGCGCGTTCAACTACGGCTGGGATGGGACGGCGGATCTTCGAGCGGTCGCCGATGCAACCACCGACAGTGCCGTCCTCGGGAACACGAGTACGTACGACCGATTGCCGGGGAATGGGACGCTCGCAGTCGTCCTCGGCCCGAGCGAGCCCTACACGTCTGCGGAACTCGAACGGATTGACGCCTTCGTCAGACGTGGCGGAACCCTTCTCGTCAGTGGAGACTTCGGACCCGGCGCGAACGAGTTGCTCGCCGGAATCAAGGCTACGGCCCGGATCGATGGGACCGTACTCCGTGACGAGCGCAATCACGGGCGCTCGCCGGCCTTCCCGCTGGCGACGACCGTCAGTGAGTCGGCCGAGGGCAGAGTCGACGGCGTCGAGGGCGGGATCGATGGTGTCGACGAACTCGCGTTGAACTACCCCTCGTGGGTGGTGATGCCGAACGGCACCGATGGAGCTATCATGGCGGAGACCTCAGCGTACGCCTACGCCGACGAGAACCGGGACGGTGACCTCGACGACGAGGAGTCGATGCGAGCGTATCCGATCCTCACGCGAGAGTCCCTCGAGAACGGGACTGTCCTGACCCTCAGCGATCCAAGCGTGTTCATCAACTCGATGCTCGATCGCGGGGACAACCGGGCGTTCGCACAGGCGCTGTTCAGTGCGAGCGAGCGGGTGCGGTTCGATTACACTCACTCCGGCGAGGTGCCCCCGCTCGTCCAGGCACTCGACGTGATCCGGTCGAGCCCACTCGCACAGTTCTTGTTCGGAACGGCGCTCGTCGGTGGCGTCGTCCTGCTACGCAAGTGTGGACGGGACATCCGCGATCGGTTCGGTCGGCGCTCACCGACGGTCGAGGACATCGAGCTCACCGAATCGGAAATCGTCGACCTCGTTTCGAAGCGACACCCGGACTGGGATCGCGATCGCGTCACCCGGATCGCCACACAGCTCGCTGCGCGGCGATCCGGACACCAAGAACCCGTCGACGACGACCCCTGA